One genomic segment of Blattabacterium sp. (Blaberus giganteus) includes these proteins:
- the ilvB gene encoding biosynthetic-type acetolactate synthase large subunit has protein sequence MEKKLFSGSEIVIKTLLHEKVEYIFGYPGGAIMPIYDSLHNYLSSISHILMRHEQGSIHAAQGYARATGKIGVCFTTSGPGATNLITGLADALIDSTPIVCITGQVSSHLLGTDAFQETNIIDISIPVTKWNVQVLKAKDICESIQKGFFIAKKGRPGPVLIDITKDAQIQKSVFHYTRCKYIKNFSPYPCIKEKIIIEAANLINSAERPLILVGQGVILAEAEKEFKEFVEKTGIPVASTLLGLGALYSNHRLYVGLLGMHGNYAPNILTNQCDIIIAVGMRFDDRVTGDIKRYAKQAKIIHLEIDSSEINKNILCYIPILGDCKISLRKLVYYVHKNKSVHQKWIDKFFHLKKKEKSVVIQGDLNPKKEGMTMGEVIKWINQYKQKNAILVTDVGQHQMIASRYFNFTCKKSQITSGGLGTMGFALPASIGAQLGSKNRQVICVVGDGGIQMTIQEMGTILQNNISVKIILLNNNFLGMVRQWQQLFFNKRYSCTELVNPDFIKLANAYNIEAKKVKKREELKESVKKALNHEKAFLLEIVIEKEDNVFPMIPAGAAVDEIRLK, from the coding sequence ATGGAAAAAAAGTTATTTTCTGGTTCAGAAATAGTAATCAAAACTCTATTACATGAAAAGGTAGAATACATATTTGGATATCCAGGTGGGGCTATTATGCCTATATATGATTCTTTACACAATTACTTAAGTTCTATTTCGCATATTCTTATGCGTCACGAACAAGGATCTATTCATGCGGCACAAGGATACGCTAGAGCTACTGGAAAAATTGGCGTATGTTTTACGACTTCAGGTCCAGGAGCTACTAATTTAATTACTGGATTAGCAGATGCTTTGATAGATAGTACTCCTATTGTTTGCATTACTGGACAAGTATCTTCTCATTTATTAGGAACTGATGCTTTTCAAGAAACAAATATTATAGATATTTCGATTCCTGTAACTAAATGGAATGTTCAAGTTTTAAAAGCTAAAGATATTTGTGAATCAATTCAAAAAGGATTTTTCATTGCCAAAAAAGGAAGACCAGGACCTGTATTGATAGACATAACTAAAGATGCTCAGATTCAAAAATCTGTATTTCATTATACACGTTGTAAGTATATAAAAAATTTTAGTCCATATCCTTGTATAAAAGAAAAAATAATAATAGAAGCTGCAAATTTAATCAATTCAGCTGAAAGGCCTTTAATTCTTGTAGGGCAAGGAGTGATTTTAGCTGAAGCAGAAAAAGAATTTAAAGAATTTGTTGAAAAAACTGGAATACCAGTAGCGAGTACTCTATTGGGATTAGGAGCTTTGTATAGTAATCATCGTTTATATGTAGGTCTGTTAGGTATGCATGGGAATTATGCCCCCAATATTTTAACTAACCAATGTGATATTATCATTGCGGTAGGGATGCGATTTGACGATCGTGTAACTGGAGATATCAAAAGATATGCTAAACAAGCTAAAATCATTCATTTGGAAATAGATTCTTCCGAGATCAACAAAAATATTTTGTGTTATATTCCCATATTGGGAGATTGTAAAATTTCTCTAAGAAAATTGGTTTATTATGTTCACAAAAATAAGTCCGTTCATCAAAAATGGATAGATAAATTTTTTCATCTTAAAAAAAAAGAGAAAAGCGTAGTTATACAAGGAGATCTGAATCCAAAAAAAGAAGGGATGACCATGGGAGAAGTAATTAAATGGATAAATCAATATAAACAAAAAAACGCCATTCTTGTAACTGATGTAGGACAACATCAAATGATAGCTTCAAGATATTTTAATTTTACCTGTAAAAAAAGTCAAATTACTTCTGGAGGATTAGGTACAATGGGTTTTGCTTTACCTGCTTCTATCGGGGCTCAATTAGGATCTAAAAATAGACAAGTTATTTGTGTTGTAGGAGATGGAGGAATTCAAATGACAATACAAGAAATGGGCACTATATTACAAAATAATATTTCCGTAAAAATTATATTATTAAATAACAATTTTTTGGGAATGGTGCGTCAGTGGCAACAGCTTTTTTTTAATAAACGTTATTCGTGTACAGAATTAGTTAATCCAGATTTCATAAAATTAGCGAATGCTTATAACATAGAAGCAAAAAAAGTAAAAAAAAGAGAAGAATTAAAAGAATCAGTAAAAAAAGCGTTAAATCATGAAAAAGCTTTTTTATTAGAAATTGTAATAGAAAAAGAAGACAATGTTTTTCCTATGATTCCTGCAGGAGCAGCTGTAGATGAAATTCGTTTAAAATAA
- a CDS encoding acetolactate synthase yields MKHQFRIIILGEGEKETRLLSRILIILNRRNLKTNHINVSNHNENETINNVQYIVDLECKEEQLFKITKLIEKLIGIIHVYYYNLKEKNSWKKIDLPLATY; encoded by the coding sequence ATGAAGCATCAATTCAGAATAATAATTTTAGGAGAAGGAGAAAAAGAAACAAGATTATTAAGTAGAATTCTTATTATATTAAATCGAAGAAATCTAAAAACTAATCATATTAATGTATCCAATCATAATGAGAATGAAACAATCAATAATGTTCAATATATTGTTGATTTAGAATGTAAAGAAGAACAATTGTTTAAAATAACAAAATTAATTGAAAAATTAATTGGAATTATTCATGTTTACTATTATAATCTAAAAGAAAAAAATTCATGGAAAAAAATAGATTTACCACTAGCAACATATTAA